The following are encoded in a window of Bradyrhizobium sp. WBOS07 genomic DNA:
- the urtB gene encoding urea ABC transporter permease subunit UrtB, translating to MFGDYSLGDLGSIFVMQGFAGLILFSVYVLMALGLAIIFGQMGVINMAHGEFMILGAYVTWMTSNLFQAYLPGLFAGYFFLAMILAFVASGALGMLVEWALIRHLYKRPLDTLLATWGLSLMLQQAYRSVFGAREVGVELPQWMLGSLQVTDSIEVPINGIFVMCLTVLITVCVAYVLYMSRWGRQVRAVVQNRIMAGAVGINTEKVDRYTFGLGCGIAGIAGSAFTMIGSTGPTSGQLYIVDTFLVVVFGGAASLLGTIASAFSISQTQSTLEFFMSGSMAKVLTLLAVVGILMLRPQGLFALKVRK from the coding sequence ATGTTCGGCGACTATTCGCTTGGTGATCTCGGCTCCATCTTCGTCATGCAGGGCTTTGCCGGGCTGATCCTGTTCTCGGTCTACGTCCTGATGGCGCTCGGGCTTGCCATCATCTTCGGCCAGATGGGCGTCATCAACATGGCCCATGGCGAGTTCATGATCCTCGGGGCCTACGTCACCTGGATGACCTCCAATCTCTTCCAGGCCTATCTGCCGGGCCTGTTCGCCGGCTACTTCTTCCTTGCGATGATCCTGGCCTTCGTCGCATCCGGCGCGCTGGGCATGCTGGTGGAATGGGCGCTGATACGGCACCTCTACAAGCGTCCGCTCGATACGCTGCTCGCCACCTGGGGCCTCAGCCTGATGCTGCAGCAGGCCTATCGCTCCGTGTTTGGCGCGCGCGAGGTCGGCGTCGAGCTGCCGCAATGGATGCTCGGTTCGCTCCAGGTCACCGACAGCATCGAGGTGCCGATCAACGGCATCTTCGTGATGTGCCTCACCGTGCTGATCACTGTCTGTGTCGCCTACGTGCTCTACATGTCGCGCTGGGGGCGCCAGGTGCGCGCCGTGGTGCAGAACCGCATCATGGCGGGCGCGGTCGGCATCAATACCGAAAAGGTCGACCGCTACACCTTCGGCCTCGGCTGCGGCATCGCCGGAATTGCCGGTAGCGCCTTCACCATGATCGGCTCGACCGGGCCGACGTCGGGGCAGCTCTACATCGTCGATACGTTCCTGGTCGTCGTGTTCGGCGGCGCCGCCAGCCTGCTCGGCACCATCGCCTCCGCCTTCTCGATCTCGCAGACGCAATCGACGCTCGAATTCTTCATGTCGGGCTCGATGGCCAAGGTGCTCACGCTGCTCGCGGTCGTCGGCATCCTGATGCTGCGGCCCCAGGGCCTCTTCGCCCTCAAAGTCCGCAAATAA
- the urtA gene encoding urea ABC transporter substrate-binding protein, whose amino-acid sequence MSDEGNKGLLSPFRRKLLMGMAAVPAMTMLPRGAFAQAPATSAVNTTGLAVTDTEVTVGILHSATGTMAISETGSIQAEKLAIEQINAAGGVLGRKIKFIQEDGASDWPTFAEKAKKLLVNDKVAAIMGCWTSASRKAVLPVVEQYNGMLYYPTFYEGLEQSKNVIYTGQEATQQILAGLNWIAKEKGAKSFFFIGSDYIWPRTSNKIARKHVENVLKGKVVGEEYYALGSTQFNSVINKIKLTKPDVIFTDVVGGSNVAFYKQLKAAGIDLSKQALLTISVTEDEIDGIGGENIAGAYACMKYFQSLDNANNKAFVSAFKKMWGEKTVIGDVTQAAYLGPWLWKLTVEKAGSFDVDKIAAASPGVEFKGAPEGYVRIHENHHLWSKTRVGRAKLDGQFELIYETADLVEPDPFPKGYQ is encoded by the coding sequence ATGTCGGACGAAGGAAACAAGGGCCTGTTATCGCCGTTTCGGCGCAAATTATTGATGGGGATGGCCGCCGTGCCGGCCATGACGATGCTGCCGCGGGGGGCATTTGCCCAGGCGCCGGCGACCTCGGCGGTCAACACCACGGGTCTCGCCGTCACCGACACCGAGGTGACGGTCGGCATCCTGCACTCGGCGACCGGCACCATGGCCATCTCCGAGACCGGCTCGATCCAGGCCGAAAAGCTCGCGATCGAGCAGATCAACGCGGCGGGCGGCGTGCTCGGCCGCAAGATCAAGTTCATCCAGGAGGACGGCGCATCGGATTGGCCGACCTTCGCCGAGAAGGCGAAGAAGCTCCTCGTCAACGACAAGGTTGCGGCGATCATGGGTTGCTGGACCTCGGCCTCCCGCAAGGCCGTGCTGCCGGTCGTCGAACAATATAACGGCATGCTCTACTACCCGACCTTCTACGAAGGCCTCGAGCAGTCCAAGAACGTGATCTACACCGGCCAGGAAGCGACGCAGCAGATTCTGGCGGGCCTCAACTGGATCGCCAAGGAGAAGGGCGCCAAATCCTTCTTCTTCATCGGCTCGGACTACATCTGGCCGCGCACCTCGAATAAGATCGCGCGCAAGCACGTCGAGAACGTGCTGAAGGGCAAGGTCGTCGGCGAGGAATATTACGCGCTGGGCTCGACCCAGTTCAACTCGGTCATCAACAAGATCAAGCTGACCAAGCCGGACGTGATCTTCACCGACGTCGTCGGCGGCTCGAACGTCGCGTTCTACAAGCAGCTCAAGGCGGCCGGCATCGATCTCTCCAAGCAGGCGCTGCTGACGATCTCGGTGACCGAAGACGAGATCGACGGCATCGGCGGCGAGAACATCGCGGGCGCCTACGCCTGCATGAAGTACTTCCAGTCGCTCGACAATGCGAACAACAAGGCTTTCGTCTCGGCGTTCAAGAAGATGTGGGGCGAGAAGACCGTGATCGGCGACGTCACCCAGGCTGCCTATCTCGGCCCGTGGCTGTGGAAGTTGACGGTCGAGAAGGCCGGCTCCTTCGACGTCGACAAGATCGCGGCGGCCTCCCCGGGCGTCGAGTTCAAGGGCGCGCCGGAAGGCTATGTGCGCATCCACGAGAACCATCATTTGTGGTCGAAGACCCGGGTGGGGCGCGCCAAGCTCGATGGCCAGTTCGAGTTGATCTACGAGACCGCCGATCTCGTCGAGCCGGATCCGTTCCCGAAGGGCTATCAATAA
- a CDS encoding ATP-binding protein: MAGRQRIDRVRRQYNQWVANQTLEDYALRFTAKSARRWSAARVANTALGAISFLAMEAIGGTITLNYGVTNATAAILVVSLIIFCCGVPIAYYAARCGIDIDLLTRGAGFGYIGSTVTSLIYASFTFIFFAIEAVILASALEMCFGIPRPIGYLISAVVIIPLVAYGITLISRFQLWTQPLWIVLHIIPFAAIAWHNPRSFTEWRKFSGEHGDLNGHFDLLLFGVAASVVFSLVAQIGEQVDFLRFLPRDRRASKASWWMALMSAGPGWIVLGALKLLAGSFLAFFALSHGVPPEEAAEPAHMYLEAFRYVLSQPDLAMALTGTFVILSQVKINVTNAYAGSIAWSNFFSRLTHSHPGRVVWLVFNVIVALLLMEIGVYKALEQTLALYSNVAIAWVGALVADLIVNKPLGLRPQQIEFKRAHLYDVNPVGVGAMTIATIVSISAFYGLFGPTAKALSAFIALAVAFIAAPLIAWATGGKYYIARKPKRSWQNIESIQCCICEHAFEPEDMASCPAYAGPICSLCCSLDARCHDLCKPHARIQAQVSETLGKLMPQPIYARINSQLGHYIGVFVVSAGLVALVLGLIYLQTSASVHGENALVSDVLWKVFFSLSIIIGVVAWLFVLAQQSRRAAEAETRRQTTLLIQEIDAHKRTDAELQRAKEVAESANLAKSRYVVGLSHELRSPLNAISGYAQLLEQDATLSAKPRDQVRVVRRSADHLSGLIDGILDISKIEAGRLYLSRDEVRLGEFLDQLVGMFRLQAAAKGIDFVFRRPPHLPLVVYADEKRLRQVLINLLSNAIKFTQSGSVQFVVHYRSPVAEFEVIDTGPGIRADDLERIFAPFERGALGVSQPQTGTGLGLTISRLLAGVMGGDIKVTSTVGTGSTFKVKLLLSEVTNPQRIAPVEAPVSGYHGARKTILVTDDDPVHRDLLREVLTPLGFILLSAPDGPGCLALAQHCRPDLFLLDISMPAMDGWAVAEALRASGHHQARILMVSASALEAHGAPLAQPFHDGYLMKPIDIPRLLETIRQLLKIEWQYGSNEIAVPFWRPETGSRPPARHIEALIGLGQIGYVKGIQLKLDEIGSEHPEHADFIAQMRSLVDRFDLDQYMDTLKTLHAHEH, from the coding sequence GTGGCAGGGCGGCAGCGAATAGACCGCGTCAGGCGCCAGTACAACCAATGGGTCGCCAACCAGACGCTGGAAGACTACGCGCTGCGCTTCACCGCCAAGAGCGCACGGCGCTGGTCCGCCGCGCGGGTCGCCAACACCGCGCTGGGCGCGATCTCGTTTCTGGCGATGGAGGCGATCGGCGGTACCATCACGCTGAACTACGGCGTCACCAACGCCACTGCCGCCATTCTCGTCGTTTCCCTGATCATTTTCTGCTGCGGCGTTCCGATCGCCTATTATGCCGCCAGATGCGGCATCGACATCGATCTGCTCACACGCGGCGCCGGCTTCGGCTACATCGGCTCGACCGTCACCTCGCTGATCTACGCGTCCTTCACCTTCATCTTCTTCGCGATTGAAGCGGTGATCCTCGCCTCCGCGCTCGAGATGTGCTTCGGCATTCCGCGGCCGATCGGCTATCTCATCAGCGCCGTCGTCATCATTCCGCTGGTGGCTTACGGCATCACGCTGATCAGCCGCTTTCAATTGTGGACGCAGCCGTTGTGGATCGTGCTGCACATCATCCCGTTCGCGGCGATCGCCTGGCACAACCCGCGTTCCTTCACGGAATGGCGCAAGTTTTCCGGCGAGCACGGCGATCTCAACGGGCATTTCGATCTATTGCTGTTCGGTGTCGCGGCCTCGGTCGTGTTCTCGCTGGTGGCGCAGATCGGCGAGCAGGTCGATTTCCTGCGCTTCCTGCCGCGCGACCGCCGCGCGTCCAAGGCCTCCTGGTGGATGGCGCTGATGAGCGCAGGCCCCGGCTGGATCGTGCTGGGCGCGCTGAAGCTGCTGGCGGGCTCGTTCCTCGCCTTCTTCGCGCTGAGCCACGGAGTGCCGCCCGAGGAGGCCGCCGAGCCGGCGCACATGTATCTCGAAGCGTTCCGCTACGTGCTGTCGCAGCCCGATCTCGCGATGGCGCTGACCGGTACGTTCGTGATCCTGTCGCAGGTCAAGATCAACGTCACCAACGCCTATGCCGGCTCGATTGCCTGGTCGAACTTCTTCTCGCGTCTGACCCACAGCCATCCCGGCCGCGTGGTGTGGCTGGTCTTCAACGTCATCGTGGCGCTGCTGCTGATGGAGATCGGGGTCTACAAGGCGCTGGAGCAGACGCTGGCCCTGTATTCGAACGTCGCGATCGCCTGGGTCGGCGCGCTGGTCGCCGACCTCATCGTCAACAAGCCGCTGGGCTTGCGGCCGCAGCAGATCGAATTCAAGCGCGCGCATCTCTATGACGTCAATCCGGTCGGCGTGGGCGCGATGACGATCGCGACCATCGTCTCCATCAGCGCCTTTTACGGCCTGTTCGGCCCCACCGCGAAGGCGCTGTCGGCCTTCATCGCGCTGGCGGTCGCCTTCATCGCCGCACCGTTGATTGCCTGGGCCACGGGCGGCAAGTACTACATCGCACGCAAGCCCAAACGGAGCTGGCAGAACATCGAGTCGATCCAGTGCTGTATCTGCGAGCACGCGTTCGAGCCGGAGGACATGGCCTCCTGCCCCGCTTACGCCGGGCCGATCTGTTCCCTGTGCTGTTCGCTGGACGCTCGCTGCCACGATCTCTGCAAGCCGCATGCGCGGATCCAGGCGCAGGTGTCGGAGACGCTGGGCAAGCTGATGCCGCAGCCGATCTACGCCCGGATCAACTCGCAGCTCGGCCACTATATCGGCGTGTTCGTGGTCTCGGCGGGTCTCGTCGCGCTGGTGCTCGGGCTGATCTATCTGCAGACATCGGCGAGCGTACATGGCGAAAATGCACTCGTCTCCGACGTGCTGTGGAAGGTGTTCTTCTCGCTCAGCATCATCATCGGTGTGGTCGCCTGGCTGTTCGTGTTGGCGCAGCAGAGCCGCCGCGCGGCCGAAGCCGAGACGCGGCGGCAGACCACGCTGCTGATCCAGGAGATCGACGCCCACAAGCGCACCGACGCCGAGCTCCAGCGCGCCAAGGAAGTCGCCGAATCCGCCAACCTCGCCAAGAGCCGCTACGTGGTGGGCCTGAGCCATGAGCTGCGCTCGCCGCTGAACGCGATCAGCGGCTATGCCCAGCTGCTGGAGCAGGATGCGACGCTGAGCGCCAAGCCGCGCGACCAGGTCCGCGTCGTCCGCCGCAGCGCCGACCACCTCTCCGGCCTGATCGACGGCATTCTGGACATCTCCAAGATCGAGGCAGGGCGGCTGTACCTGTCGCGCGACGAGGTGCGCCTCGGCGAATTCCTCGACCAGCTCGTCGGCATGTTCCGTTTGCAGGCCGCGGCCAAGGGCATCGACTTCGTGTTCCGGCGGCCTCCACACCTGCCGCTGGTGGTCTATGCCGACGAGAAGCGGCTGCGCCAGGTGTTGATCAATTTGCTCTCCAACGCCATCAAGTTCACCCAGAGCGGCAGCGTGCAGTTCGTCGTGCACTATCGCAGCCCCGTGGCCGAGTTCGAAGTGATCGACACCGGCCCGGGCATCCGGGCCGACGACCTCGAACGCATCTTCGCGCCCTTCGAACGCGGCGCGCTCGGCGTCTCGCAGCCGCAGACCGGCACCGGGCTCGGCCTGACCATCAGCCGCCTGCTGGCCGGGGTGATGGGCGGCGACATCAAGGTGACGAGCACGGTCGGCACCGGCTCGACCTTCAAGGTCAAGCTTCTGCTCTCGGAGGTCACCAATCCGCAGCGCATCGCGCCGGTGGAGGCGCCGGTCTCCGGCTATCACGGCGCGCGCAAGACCATCCTCGTCACCGACGACGATCCCGTGCATCGCGACCTGCTACGCGAGGTGCTGACGCCGCTCGGTTTCATCCTGCTCAGCGCCCCCGATGGGCCCGGCTGCCTCGCACTGGCGCAACATTGCCGGCCCGATCTGTTCCTGCTCGACATCTCGATGCCGGCCATGGACGGCTGGGCCGTGGCGGAGGCCTTGCGCGCGAGCGGCCATCACCAGGCGCGGATCCTGATGGTGTCGGCAAGCGCACTCGAGGCCCATGGCGCGCCGCTGGCGCAGCCCTTCCACGACGGCTATCTGATGAAGCCGATCGACATCCCCCGGCTCTTGGAGACGATCCGCCAACTCCTCAAGATCGAGTGGCAGTACGGTTCGAACGAGATCGCAGTGCCGTTCTGGCGTCCCGAGACTGGTTCAAGGCCGCCGGCGCGGCACATCGAGGCGCTGATCGGGCTCGGCCAGATCGGCTACGTCAAGGGCATCCAGTTGAAGCTGGACGAGATCGGCAGCGAACATCCGGAGCATGCCGACTTCATCGCGCAGATGCGGTCTTTGGTCGACCGCTTCGATCTCGATCAGTACATGGACACATTGAAGACATTGCATGCGCATGAGCATTGA
- the urtC gene encoding urea ABC transporter permease subunit UrtC: MIINSRFFNRSELMGFIALAAVLFVILPLTLDVFRLNLVAKYLTYAFVALGLVLCWGYGGILSLGQGVFFGLGGYCMAMFLKLEASSVENTKIQSTPGIPDFMDWNQITSLPLFWQPFHSLTFTILAIILVPGLFALIIGTAMFKRRVGGTYFAIITQAVAAILTILIVGQQGYTGGINGMTDLRTLKGWDIRPDHAKVILYFVEVVLLFACIGIAQFIRLTKLGRILVAMREQEDRVRFSGYSVANFKIFAFCMAAVFAAIGGAMFALNVGFMSPSFVGIVPSIEMVIYTAVGGRMSIFGAIWGAILVNFAKTSLSESFPQLWLFGLGALFIAVVLAFPNGLSGLWADYVQPRIDRLFGPRKPKSDWNGNSVADGAPAE, translated from the coding sequence ATGATCATCAACTCACGCTTCTTCAACCGATCCGAACTGATGGGCTTCATTGCGCTGGCCGCCGTGCTGTTCGTGATCCTGCCGCTGACGCTGGATGTATTCCGCCTCAATCTGGTCGCGAAATACCTCACCTACGCCTTTGTCGCGCTCGGCCTCGTGCTGTGCTGGGGCTATGGCGGCATCCTGAGCCTGGGGCAGGGCGTGTTCTTCGGCCTCGGCGGCTATTGCATGGCGATGTTCCTCAAGCTCGAAGCCTCGAGCGTCGAGAACACCAAGATCCAGTCGACGCCCGGCATCCCCGATTTCATGGACTGGAATCAGATCACGTCACTGCCGCTGTTCTGGCAGCCGTTCCACAGCCTCACCTTCACCATCCTCGCCATCATCCTGGTGCCCGGCCTGTTCGCCCTGATCATCGGCACCGCGATGTTCAAGCGGCGTGTCGGCGGCACCTACTTCGCCATCATCACCCAGGCCGTCGCCGCCATCCTCACCATCCTGATCGTGGGACAGCAGGGCTATACCGGCGGCATCAACGGCATGACCGACCTGCGCACGCTCAAGGGCTGGGACATCCGGCCCGACCACGCCAAGGTCATCCTGTACTTCGTCGAAGTGGTGCTGCTGTTCGCCTGCATCGGCATCGCTCAGTTCATCCGCCTGACCAAGCTCGGCCGCATCCTGGTGGCGATGCGCGAGCAGGAGGACCGCGTCCGCTTCTCCGGCTACAGCGTCGCCAATTTCAAGATCTTCGCCTTCTGCATGGCGGCGGTGTTCGCCGCGATCGGCGGCGCCATGTTCGCGCTCAATGTCGGTTTCATGTCGCCGTCCTTCGTCGGCATCGTGCCGTCCATCGAGATGGTGATCTACACGGCGGTCGGCGGGCGGATGTCGATCTTCGGCGCGATCTGGGGCGCCATCCTGGTGAATTTCGCCAAGACCAGCCTGTCGGAATCCTTCCCGCAACTCTGGCTGTTCGGTCTCGGCGCGCTGTTCATCGCGGTCGTGCTCGCCTTCCCGAATGGCCTGTCCGGACTCTGGGCCGACTACGTGCAGCCGCGCATCGACCGGCTGTTTGGCCCACGCAAGCCGAAATCGGATTGGAACGGCAATTCGGTCGCTGACGGCGCGCCGGCAGAGTGA
- a CDS encoding response regulator yields the protein MRMSIEPKKRDVALVVDDSPETLRLLTDALDGAGMTVMVALDGAAAMRIVDQITPDIVLLDAVMPGIDGFETCRRLKRDADLANVPVIFMTGLAETEHIVRGLEAGGVDYVTKPIVIEEMLARIRVHLGNARLTQSARAALDVSGRFLFAVDRQGNVLWATPQAQKLMSDHQGTQADDFVLPPSLLQWLEQAKAKGSSKSQATSLPDNPQLRLYYMGETAPNEFLLRLSRESGTALPPEFTSELGLTTREGEVLAWLSKGKTNRDIAQILGLSPRTVDKHLEQIYAKLGVENRTAAAAIAANATRRNS from the coding sequence ATGCGCATGAGCATTGAACCGAAGAAGCGTGACGTCGCGCTCGTTGTCGATGACTCTCCGGAGACGCTGCGGCTGCTGACCGACGCGCTCGACGGCGCCGGCATGACGGTGATGGTGGCGCTCGACGGCGCAGCCGCGATGCGCATCGTCGACCAGATCACGCCCGACATCGTGCTGCTCGATGCGGTGATGCCCGGGATCGACGGCTTCGAGACCTGCCGCCGGCTCAAGCGCGATGCGGACCTTGCCAATGTCCCTGTCATCTTCATGACGGGCCTCGCGGAAACCGAGCACATCGTGCGCGGGCTCGAGGCCGGAGGCGTCGACTACGTGACCAAGCCGATCGTGATCGAGGAGATGCTGGCGCGGATCCGCGTTCATCTCGGCAATGCCCGGCTGACGCAGAGCGCGCGCGCCGCGCTCGACGTCTCCGGCCGCTTCCTGTTCGCGGTCGACCGCCAGGGCAACGTGCTGTGGGCGACGCCGCAGGCGCAGAAGCTGATGTCCGACCATCAGGGCACACAGGCCGACGACTTCGTGCTGCCGCCATCGCTGCTGCAATGGCTCGAGCAGGCCAAGGCCAAGGGCAGCTCGAAGTCGCAGGCGACCTCGTTACCCGACAATCCGCAACTCCGACTCTACTACATGGGCGAAACGGCGCCGAACGAGTTCCTGCTGCGGCTCTCCCGGGAGTCCGGCACCGCGCTGCCTCCCGAATTCACCAGCGAGCTCGGCCTCACCACCCGCGAGGGCGAGGTGCTCGCCTGGCTCAGCAAGGGCAAGACCAACCGGGATATCGCGCAGATCCTGGGCCTCAGCCCGCGCACGGTCGACAAGCATCTCGAGCAGATCTACGCCAAGCTCGGCGTGGAGAACCGGACGGCGGCGGCAGCGATCGCGGCGAATGCGACGAGGCGGAATTCTTAG